A genomic segment from Streptomyces sp. NBC_00459 encodes:
- a CDS encoding DUF4232 domain-containing protein, translated as MRRRAPFHRPALARTAPLLSALAATALLLTACGTERAGAGNTGADADAAEPPSATQVDDPGKDGVRITRLSLPSASPSLSPTPTRSYSVSADSLGLATDSGVVADYEVTNNGTETLTYSVVFTFMSDDGGAVTSQTSTVRDVGPGKTVRGTVRAGELPPGAPRVTRAKVLEVTKVPASEAPAEPGTCPASGIRVSADAGDAAMGLRVVGLRLDNCGTRDYTVEGYPLLKLLDNERKPVDGIKILDGSSEITTGASPDNQPRPITLKPGESATAGLVWRNTTTSGTPVNVPYVQVRAKAGADPVTVTPNLDLGTTGKLGVRPWEKAER; from the coding sequence ATGCGTAGACGCGCCCCCTTCCACCGCCCGGCTCTCGCCAGGACCGCTCCCCTCCTGTCGGCTCTCGCCGCGACCGCCCTGCTGCTCACGGCCTGCGGGACGGAGCGCGCGGGCGCCGGGAACACCGGCGCCGACGCCGACGCGGCCGAACCGCCGTCTGCCACGCAGGTCGACGATCCGGGCAAGGACGGCGTACGGATCACCAGGCTGAGCCTCCCATCGGCCTCACCCTCGCTGTCGCCCACACCCACCCGCAGCTACTCCGTCTCCGCCGACAGCCTCGGCCTCGCCACGGACTCGGGGGTCGTCGCCGATTACGAGGTCACCAACAACGGCACCGAGACCCTGACCTACTCGGTCGTCTTCACCTTCATGAGCGATGACGGCGGGGCCGTGACCAGCCAGACCTCGACCGTGCGCGACGTCGGCCCCGGGAAGACGGTGCGGGGCACGGTCCGGGCCGGGGAACTGCCCCCCGGCGCACCACGGGTGACGCGGGCCAAGGTGCTCGAAGTGACCAAGGTCCCCGCGAGCGAGGCGCCGGCCGAGCCGGGCACCTGCCCCGCCTCCGGGATCCGGGTCAGCGCCGACGCGGGCGACGCGGCCATGGGGCTGCGCGTCGTGGGCCTGCGTCTCGACAACTGCGGCACACGCGACTACACCGTCGAGGGCTATCCGCTGCTGAAACTCCTGGACAACGAGCGCAAGCCCGTCGACGGCATCAAGATCCTCGACGGCAGCAGCGAGATCACCACGGGCGCCAGCCCCGACAACCAGCCCCGCCCCATCACACTCAAACCCGGCGAGTCGGCGACCGCCGGCCTGGTCTGGCGCAACACCACGACGTCCGGCACACCGGTGAACGTGCCCTATGTGCAGGTCCGGGCGAAGGCCGGTGCCGACCCGGTGACGGTCACCCCGAACCTCGACCTCGGAACCACCGGAAAGCTCGGGGTCAGACCGTGGGAGAAGGCTGAGCGCTAG
- a CDS encoding carbohydrate ABC transporter permease: protein MTAQITNPVSGVEALASTPAPVPSPPPSRLRRIARAALPGPAPGANGAAMYRRWWLPWLWTAPAIVCAVVFGVFPFLNTVLLSFTNAKPLGGAAGFVGLDNYTRMLQDDDFWLATRNSILYAVIVVPLMVLLPLMLAVLVEKNLPGIGFFRSAFYTPVLASSVVVGLSWQWLLADDGLVNTWLEKAHLIRSAIPFLSDSWLILLSAMGLTLWKGLGWYMVFYLAALGNVPKELHEAAQMDGAGAIRRFWNITIPGVRTAMMLVGTLTGIGSLRVFTEIYMLGSSTGGPGGADRTLPFYIRDVGLDPITGNAGYGSAVSVALFALTLGLTLLAQRLTKEDES, encoded by the coding sequence GTGACGGCACAGATCACGAACCCGGTGTCCGGCGTAGAGGCCCTGGCCTCCACGCCGGCCCCGGTCCCGTCCCCTCCTCCCTCCCGCCTCCGCCGGATCGCCAGGGCCGCGCTGCCCGGTCCCGCTCCCGGGGCCAACGGAGCTGCCATGTACCGCCGTTGGTGGCTGCCGTGGCTGTGGACCGCCCCCGCGATCGTGTGCGCGGTGGTCTTCGGGGTGTTCCCCTTCCTCAACACGGTCCTGCTGTCGTTCACCAACGCCAAGCCGCTGGGCGGCGCCGCGGGTTTCGTCGGACTCGACAACTACACGCGGATGCTCCAGGACGACGACTTCTGGCTCGCGACCCGCAACAGCATCCTGTACGCGGTGATCGTCGTGCCGCTGATGGTGCTGCTGCCGCTGATGCTCGCCGTCCTGGTGGAGAAGAACCTGCCCGGCATCGGCTTCTTCCGCTCCGCCTTCTACACGCCGGTGCTCGCCTCCAGCGTGGTCGTGGGCCTGAGCTGGCAGTGGCTGCTCGCGGACGACGGCCTGGTCAACACCTGGCTGGAGAAAGCCCACTTGATCAGGTCGGCGATCCCCTTCCTCTCCGACTCGTGGCTGATCCTGCTCTCCGCGATGGGCCTGACCCTGTGGAAGGGCCTCGGCTGGTACATGGTCTTCTACCTGGCCGCCCTCGGGAACGTGCCCAAGGAACTGCACGAGGCCGCGCAGATGGACGGCGCCGGCGCGATCCGCCGTTTCTGGAACATCACGATCCCCGGCGTCCGGACGGCCATGATGCTCGTCGGCACCCTGACGGGCATCGGATCACTCCGGGTCTTCACCGAGATCTACATGCTCGGCAGCTCCACCGGCGGCCCCGGCGGCGCCGACCGCACCCTGCCGTTCTACATCCGGGACGTCGGCCTGGACCCGATCACCGGCAACGCGGGATACGGCTCGGCCGTCAGCGTCGCCCTGTTCGCACTCACCCTGGGCCTGACCCTGCTGGCGCAGCGCCTGACCAAGGAGGACGAGTCATGA
- a CDS encoding glycoside hydrolase family 3 N-terminal domain-containing protein, translating into MTLREKVGQLNQRMYGWDAYRRRPDGEFELTEALYEETDRFEGLGALYGLLRADAWSGVDHSTGADAQAGPALAHLVQRHVLERSRLGIPALFVEEVPHGLMALDGTVLPVNLAVGATWDPDLYERAASHAAAELRARGGHLALVSALDIARDPRWGRTEECFGEDPYLAARLTEALVRGAQGDMDEQGRFFPDKAPVVLKHFAGQGATVGGRNSAESELGPRELHEIHLPAARAGVRAGAAAVMAAYNEVDGIPCSANGRLLNGLLRGGGDRGGWGFEGLVMADGLAVDRLARITGDKVSAGALALNSGVDLSLWDEGFTHLAEAVERGLVKESVLDAAVSRVLTLKFRLGLFEHPCTAPELPSAEEGRSLSTALARSAVTLLHDKAGVLPVDPARVSRMAVIGPHSATTAHQLGDYTAPQRPGTGASVLAALNRLALPGTEIRHAPGCTLTGGDLSGIPEAVAAAAASDLAVLVLGGSSARTPDTEFDANGAARTVVSEMTCGEGVDLADLRLGRAQHALLDAVTATGTPTVVVLIQGRPHAVPEAAEHAAALLTAWYPGPWGGEAIAEILLGHTAPTGRLPVSVPRSAAQLPVYYNHKDTEYGSYVDEDAEPLYSFGQGLTYTTFAYGVPNIVDDGASCEVEITNTGQRAGRSVAQLYIRPLRTTVWPRTLELRAFQGVDLAPGESRTVAFTLGTEQLAQVDGALERVVLPGSVEIRVAESARGALGAVPVVLGVTV; encoded by the coding sequence ATGACCCTGCGCGAGAAGGTCGGCCAGCTCAACCAGCGGATGTACGGCTGGGACGCCTACCGCCGCCGCCCGGACGGCGAGTTCGAGCTGACCGAGGCCCTGTACGAGGAAACCGACCGCTTCGAGGGACTCGGCGCTCTGTACGGACTCCTGCGCGCCGATGCCTGGTCCGGCGTCGACCACTCGACGGGCGCCGACGCGCAGGCGGGCCCGGCACTGGCCCACCTGGTCCAGCGCCACGTGCTCGAACGCAGCCGTCTGGGCATCCCCGCTCTCTTCGTCGAGGAGGTACCGCACGGCCTCATGGCCCTCGACGGCACGGTCCTCCCCGTCAACCTGGCGGTGGGCGCCACCTGGGACCCGGACCTGTACGAGCGGGCGGCCTCCCACGCCGCCGCCGAACTCCGCGCCCGGGGCGGTCACTTGGCCCTGGTCTCGGCGCTGGACATCGCCCGGGACCCGCGCTGGGGGCGTACGGAGGAGTGCTTCGGGGAGGACCCCTACCTTGCCGCGCGCCTGACGGAGGCGCTGGTGAGAGGCGCACAGGGGGACATGGACGAGCAGGGGAGATTCTTCCCGGACAAGGCCCCGGTGGTCCTGAAGCACTTCGCCGGCCAGGGCGCGACGGTAGGCGGCCGGAACTCGGCCGAGTCGGAGCTGGGCCCCCGTGAACTCCACGAGATCCACCTCCCGGCGGCCAGGGCGGGCGTACGGGCCGGTGCCGCGGCCGTCATGGCCGCGTACAACGAGGTGGACGGCATCCCGTGCTCGGCCAACGGCCGTTTGCTGAACGGGTTGTTGCGCGGAGGCGGGGATCGTGGTGGCTGGGGCTTCGAGGGCCTGGTCATGGCGGACGGCCTGGCGGTGGACCGCCTCGCCCGCATCACCGGTGACAAGGTCTCCGCCGGTGCTCTCGCCCTCAACTCCGGTGTCGACCTGAGCCTTTGGGACGAGGGATTCACCCACCTGGCGGAGGCGGTGGAACGAGGCCTGGTGAAGGAGTCGGTGCTCGACGCGGCCGTCTCCCGGGTCCTGACCCTGAAGTTCCGCCTTGGCCTCTTCGAACACCCCTGTACGGCACCCGAGTTGCCGTCCGCCGAGGAGGGCCGTTCCCTGAGCACGGCCCTTGCGCGCTCAGCCGTCACCCTGCTCCACGACAAGGCGGGTGTCCTGCCCGTCGACCCGGCCAGGGTCTCCCGCATGGCCGTCATCGGCCCGCACTCCGCCACCACGGCCCACCAGCTCGGCGACTACACGGCTCCCCAACGCCCCGGCACCGGAGCCAGCGTCCTGGCAGCCCTGAACCGCCTCGCCCTCCCCGGGACGGAGATCCGCCACGCCCCGGGCTGCACCCTGACCGGCGGCGACCTCTCCGGCATCCCCGAAGCGGTGGCGGCGGCAGCGGCCTCCGACCTGGCCGTACTGGTCCTGGGCGGCAGCAGTGCCCGTACCCCGGACACGGAGTTCGACGCCAACGGCGCAGCGCGCACCGTGGTGTCGGAGATGACCTGCGGCGAGGGCGTCGACCTGGCCGACCTGCGCCTGGGCCGGGCCCAGCACGCCCTGCTGGACGCGGTGACGGCGACGGGCACACCCACGGTGGTCGTCCTGATCCAGGGCCGCCCGCACGCGGTCCCCGAGGCGGCGGAACACGCCGCCGCGCTGCTGACGGCCTGGTACCCGGGCCCCTGGGGCGGCGAGGCGATCGCCGAGATCCTCCTCGGCCACACGGCCCCGACCGGCCGCCTCCCCGTGTCGGTGCCGCGCTCGGCGGCCCAACTCCCCGTCTACTACAACCACAAGGACACGGAGTACGGGTCGTACGTGGACGAGGACGCTGAGCCGCTGTACTCCTTCGGGCAGGGGCTGACGTACACGACGTTCGCGTACGGCGTTCCGAACATCGTTGATGACGGCGCCAGTTGCGAGGTCGAGATCACCAACACCGGACAACGGGCCGGTCGTTCGGTGGCGCAGCTCTACATCCGCCCGCTGCGTACGACGGTGTGGCCCCGGACGCTCGAACTCCGCGCCTTCCAGGGCGTCGACCTGGCCCCGGGAGAGAGCCGTACGGTCGCCTTCACCCTCGGAACGGAACAACTCGCCCAGGTGGACGGGGCCTTGGAGCGGGTGGTGCTGCCGGGGAGTGTGGAGATCCGGGTGGCGGAGTCGGCGCGGGGGGCGCTGGGGGCCGTACCGGTCGTGCTCGGTGTCACGGTCTGA
- a CDS encoding class I SAM-dependent methyltransferase, whose product MTHTPSPSPSHLTAIRDSYDTVAADYVQLVKNPTELDPLSRAMLAAYAEAVQAAGLGPVADLGCGPGKVTAHLAALGVPAFGIDLSPKMIELARRAHPELNFTVGSMTALALRDNELGGILAYYSTHHTPPEHLPAVYAEFHRTLAPGGLLMLAGHVATDEPLRLSPTQAYGGHPVSYESHLLPAERIAELLRRAGFVITARLSQEPAEAAGAKRAFATVLARKPEPSTPS is encoded by the coding sequence GTGACCCACACCCCCTCCCCCTCTCCCTCTCACCTCACCGCGATCCGCGACTCCTACGACACCGTCGCCGCCGACTACGTCCAACTCGTCAAGAACCCGACGGAGTTGGACCCCCTGTCGCGCGCGATGCTGGCCGCGTACGCCGAAGCCGTGCAGGCCGCCGGCCTCGGCCCGGTCGCGGACCTGGGATGCGGCCCCGGCAAGGTGACCGCGCACCTGGCAGCCCTGGGTGTGCCCGCGTTCGGCATCGACCTGTCCCCGAAGATGATCGAGCTGGCCCGCCGCGCCCACCCGGAGCTGAACTTCACCGTGGGCTCGATGACCGCCCTCGCGCTCCGGGACAACGAACTCGGCGGCATCCTCGCCTACTACTCCACCCATCACACCCCACCCGAGCATCTGCCCGCCGTGTACGCCGAGTTCCACCGCACCCTCGCGCCCGGCGGCCTCCTGATGCTGGCCGGCCACGTGGCTACCGACGAGCCTCTGCGTCTGAGTCCGACACAGGCCTACGGCGGCCACCCGGTGTCCTACGAGTCCCATCTGCTCCCGGCCGAACGGATCGCCGAGCTGCTGAGGCGGGCCGGATTCGTGATCACGGCGCGGCTGTCGCAGGAGCCCGCCGAAGCAGCAGGCGCGAAGAGGGCATTCGCCACCGTCCTGGCCCGGAAACCCGAACCCTCCACACCGTCATAG
- the cpt gene encoding chloramphenicol phosphotransferase CPT: MIILNGGSSSGKSEIVRCLQAELPDPWLAFGCDSFVDALPARMRESDAGIAITTDGEVSVGADFLALEAAWREGVVAMVRAGARVVIDDVFLGGAASQRRWRKALGEVDGVGDLPVLWVGVRCETAVAARREVSRGDRAVGMAAAQANVVHEGVVYDLEVDTSHTGSLVCARTIAARVHEVE, encoded by the coding sequence TTGATCATCCTCAACGGTGGTTCCAGCTCGGGGAAGTCCGAGATCGTACGGTGTCTGCAGGCCGAACTGCCGGACCCGTGGCTGGCGTTCGGGTGCGACTCGTTCGTCGACGCCCTGCCCGCGAGGATGCGGGAGTCGGACGCGGGGATCGCGATCACGACGGACGGCGAAGTGAGCGTCGGGGCGGACTTCCTGGCACTGGAGGCCGCCTGGCGGGAAGGCGTCGTGGCGATGGTCCGGGCTGGCGCCCGGGTCGTCATCGACGACGTCTTCCTCGGCGGAGCGGCGTCCCAGCGGCGCTGGCGCAAGGCTCTTGGTGAAGTGGACGGAGTGGGTGACCTGCCCGTGCTGTGGGTCGGTGTCCGGTGCGAGACCGCCGTAGCCGCACGCCGCGAGGTCTCCCGGGGAGACCGGGCCGTGGGGATGGCCGCCGCGCAGGCGAACGTCGTGCACGAGGGCGTCGTCTACGACCTGGAGGTCGACACGTCGCACACCGGGTCCCTGGTGTGCGCGCGAACCATCGCCGCCCGCGTTCACGAAGTCGAGTGA
- a CDS encoding carbohydrate ABC transporter permease: MTTTVVETKGRRLMPRWRDYGRPRELIVRYLLLLLVLGLTVGPLLWQLLASLKGTSEDVFGANATLLPHHPTLRAYRTVFDQVPVLSYIKNSLIVVALSVTSQLVFSTTAGYMLSKPSWKGRRAVWVVLIASMMFPFESIMVSLFISIRDLGLIDSLAGVWLPGFVGAINVLLMRGAFLAVPREIEDSAMLDGANEWQRFKYLYLPSAWGAIMVVVINTFISAWDDFLWPLIVLRSESNMTLTLGLSRLQSSSFGYDQRMVMAGSVISVVPVLVLFAITQRWFYRGVAAGAVKI, translated from the coding sequence ATGACGACGACCGTCGTCGAGACCAAGGGCCGTCGCCTGATGCCGCGTTGGCGTGACTACGGCCGCCCGCGCGAGCTGATCGTCCGCTATCTGCTCCTCCTCCTGGTGCTCGGCCTCACCGTGGGCCCGCTGCTGTGGCAGCTGCTGGCATCCCTGAAGGGCACGAGCGAGGACGTCTTCGGCGCGAACGCCACCCTGCTGCCGCACCACCCGACCCTGCGCGCGTACCGGACGGTCTTCGACCAGGTGCCGGTGTTGTCGTACATCAAGAACAGCCTGATCGTGGTCGCCCTGTCGGTCACCAGCCAGCTGGTCTTCTCCACGACGGCCGGCTACATGCTCTCCAAGCCCTCCTGGAAGGGCCGCAGGGCGGTCTGGGTGGTGCTGATCGCCTCGATGATGTTCCCCTTCGAGTCGATCATGGTCTCGCTGTTCATCAGCATCCGCGACCTGGGCCTGATCGACAGCCTGGCCGGCGTGTGGCTGCCGGGCTTCGTCGGCGCCATCAACGTCCTGCTGATGCGCGGCGCGTTCCTCGCGGTCCCGCGCGAGATCGAGGACTCGGCGATGCTGGACGGCGCGAACGAGTGGCAACGCTTCAAGTACCTGTACCTGCCGTCCGCGTGGGGCGCGATCATGGTGGTCGTCATCAACACGTTCATCAGCGCCTGGGACGACTTCCTGTGGCCCCTGATCGTGCTGCGCTCCGAGAGCAACATGACGCTGACGCTGGGCCTTTCACGACTCCAGTCGTCGTCGTTCGGCTACGACCAGCGGATGGTCATGGCCGGTTCGGTGATCTCGGTGGTGCCGGTGCTGGTGCTGTTCGCGATCACGCAGCGGTGGTTCTATCGGGGGGTGGCTGCGGGGGCTGTGAAGATCTGA
- a CDS encoding DNRLRE domain-containing protein has product MRNTQSVGSPRPRNRRRIPLRAYAVSGLSALTSLALLGSAAPAAPASASTPGTSAAAGGTVADVPRPGVVTEANTPEAAIVAAKAGNRRVEVLERRTESSTTWASPDGTLVTELSSGPVRMLRDGDWVDVDATLTRRPDGSVVAKAHPQGLRLAGAGGVKARSVTAAAAAPDSANRDLVTLGMGSRRMAVQWKGGLPTPAVDGHQAVPGADLVVDATREGFEQFLVLKDRPVGNKAPWTVPLTLPGLSAVQQKDGSVSLTDRKSGDEVGTMPAPVMWDARVDPRSGEHTNSVRVPMTLSQDGDTVELTLTPDAGFLSDPDTRYPVTIDPATDALGSLFDTFVQDGDTTDQSASTDLKLGWPGDYADTAKSRKRIARSYLTWDTSVFADALVSSAKLSLYNYHSWSCETRPWEVWAANGADTDTRWSNQPARLEKIATSSETRGASCDNAGWVSADVTSLAQTWASAKAETGSIALKAANESDTYAWKRFYSSESTAEQIPQLTVSYNYRPKSGSNLQAGPPFYTQGGIYRVNSTTPTLRFTPEDSNNDDSVRGTYQITDTATGQVVTSVVAAPVPTGETSKVVVPAGKLVNGRTYSFRTTTDDGTHWSNGWSEPVTFTVDTGMVLTPEMKALATVNTALDAADVTPATTSDSTYAAIADTGSNTVGVPWGTADTISVQSADRGGMGVGLPITQPRGVALNGNVVYADPNGPVDTVAQPTLEGGVRTLQVIKNATAPHEYTSTMRLPAGATLTPFDGDTVLVSSGTDEKPVTHGLIDAPWARDANGNAVATSYRVEGDRLIQTVGFTATTAFPVVADPKLTFGLGIYFNAKGVEWKAYGDIAIVSGWGGWLYSCTVAKLPAKIAGIGKMICGAAGLNAWTNLAKWLKQISNWKLSPMGCYQTKIVPSNKKLTKVSKKNCR; this is encoded by the coding sequence ATGCGCAACACTCAGTCCGTGGGCTCTCCGCGCCCCCGCAACCGACGCCGCATACCCCTGCGCGCCTACGCCGTAAGCGGGCTCTCGGCCCTCACCTCACTCGCTCTGCTCGGCTCCGCGGCACCGGCCGCTCCTGCCTCGGCGAGCACCCCGGGCACGTCCGCGGCGGCCGGGGGAACCGTCGCGGACGTGCCCCGACCGGGCGTCGTCACCGAGGCGAACACCCCGGAGGCGGCCATCGTCGCCGCCAAGGCCGGAAACCGGCGGGTGGAGGTGCTGGAACGCCGTACCGAGTCCTCCACCACCTGGGCGAGTCCGGACGGCACCCTCGTCACGGAGCTCAGTTCCGGCCCCGTTCGCATGCTGCGTGACGGCGACTGGGTGGACGTGGACGCCACACTGACCCGGCGTCCCGACGGGAGCGTGGTCGCCAAGGCCCACCCCCAGGGGCTGCGGCTGGCCGGAGCGGGTGGAGTGAAGGCCCGTTCGGTCACCGCGGCGGCAGCCGCACCGGACTCCGCCAACCGCGATCTGGTCACGCTCGGCATGGGCAGTCGCCGCATGGCCGTGCAGTGGAAGGGCGGGCTGCCCACCCCGGCCGTCGACGGCCACCAGGCGGTGCCTGGCGCCGACCTGGTCGTCGACGCCACCCGCGAGGGATTCGAGCAGTTCCTCGTCCTCAAGGACCGGCCAGTCGGCAACAAGGCTCCGTGGACGGTGCCACTGACCCTGCCCGGGCTGAGCGCGGTGCAGCAGAAAGACGGTTCGGTCTCCCTCACGGACCGGAAATCGGGCGACGAGGTCGGCACCATGCCTGCGCCGGTCATGTGGGACGCGCGCGTCGACCCCCGCTCCGGCGAGCACACCAACTCCGTACGGGTTCCCATGACCCTGTCCCAGGACGGTGACACGGTTGAACTCACGCTCACCCCGGACGCCGGTTTCCTGTCCGACCCGGACACCCGGTACCCCGTGACGATCGATCCGGCCACGGACGCCCTCGGCTCCCTCTTCGACACGTTCGTCCAGGACGGCGACACCACCGACCAGTCCGCGTCGACCGACCTCAAGCTCGGCTGGCCCGGCGACTACGCGGACACCGCCAAGTCCCGCAAGCGCATCGCCCGTTCGTATCTGACCTGGGACACCTCGGTGTTCGCCGACGCACTGGTCAGCAGCGCCAAGCTGTCGCTGTACAACTACCACTCCTGGTCGTGCGAGACGCGCCCGTGGGAGGTGTGGGCGGCGAACGGAGCCGACACCGACACGCGCTGGAGCAACCAGCCGGCGCGACTGGAGAAGATCGCCACGTCGAGCGAGACACGCGGCGCCTCCTGCGACAACGCCGGCTGGGTCAGTGCGGACGTCACCTCTCTCGCCCAGACCTGGGCCAGTGCCAAGGCCGAGACGGGCAGCATCGCGCTCAAGGCCGCGAACGAGTCGGACACCTACGCCTGGAAGCGTTTCTACTCCTCCGAGTCGACCGCCGAGCAGATTCCCCAGCTGACGGTCAGCTACAACTACCGCCCCAAGTCCGGCAGCAACCTCCAGGCCGGGCCGCCCTTCTACACGCAGGGCGGCATCTACCGGGTCAACTCCACGACGCCCACGCTGAGGTTCACCCCCGAGGACTCCAACAACGACGACTCGGTTCGCGGCACCTACCAGATCACCGACACCGCCACCGGCCAGGTGGTCACGAGCGTCGTCGCGGCCCCCGTGCCCACCGGCGAGACGTCCAAGGTCGTCGTCCCGGCGGGCAAACTGGTCAACGGCAGGACATACTCCTTCCGGACCACCACGGACGACGGCACACACTGGAGCAACGGCTGGTCCGAGCCCGTCACCTTCACCGTCGACACCGGCATGGTGCTCACGCCCGAGATGAAGGCGCTGGCGACGGTCAACACCGCTCTGGACGCCGCCGACGTCACCCCGGCCACCACCAGCGACAGCACCTACGCGGCGATCGCGGACACCGGCAGCAACACGGTCGGCGTGCCCTGGGGCACCGCTGACACCATCAGCGTCCAGTCAGCCGACCGCGGCGGCATGGGAGTGGGCCTGCCCATCACCCAGCCCCGTGGTGTCGCCCTCAACGGCAACGTCGTCTACGCCGACCCGAACGGCCCCGTCGACACCGTTGCCCAGCCGACCCTGGAGGGCGGCGTCCGCACCCTCCAGGTCATCAAGAACGCCACGGCGCCCCACGAGTACACGTCCACGATGCGGCTGCCCGCGGGCGCGACGCTCACCCCGTTCGACGGGGACACCGTCCTGGTGTCCTCCGGCACTGACGAGAAGCCGGTGACCCACGGCCTCATCGACGCCCCATGGGCCCGGGACGCCAACGGCAACGCGGTTGCGACGTCGTACCGTGTCGAGGGTGACCGGCTCATCCAGACGGTCGGCTTCACCGCCACCACGGCGTTCCCGGTGGTCGCCGACCCGAAGCTGACCTTCGGACTGGGCATCTACTTCAACGCCAAGGGCGTCGAGTGGAAGGCCTACGGCGACATCGCGATCGTCTCCGGCTGGGGTGGCTGGCTGTACAGCTGCACTGTCGCCAAGCTCCCGGCCAAGATCGCCGGCATCGGCAAGATGATCTGCGGGGCCGCGGGCCTGAACGCCTGGACGAACCTCGCCAAGTGGCTGAAGCAGATCAGCAACTGGAAACTGTCACCGATGGGCTGCTACCAGACCAAGATCGTGCCGTCGAACAAGAAGCTGACCAAGGTCAGCAAGAAGAACTGCCGCTGA